Part of the Rhodohalobacter sp. 614A genome is shown below.
GCCAGGACATCAGGATAGCCATCCCCGGTAACATCTTTGACTTCTGATTGCAAACACCCGGGAGTGGCAATTAATACGCGTTTATTCAAGTCGTATTGATCTCCCTCATTTTTCAACCAAAATAAACTTCCCCTCCTGTGGCCAAATTCACTGATTAAAAGATCATCGAATCCATCTTCATCTAAATCACGTTCCAATGTTTCGACGGGTCGTGCGATATCGTCAATAATTATTGAGTCAAAATCCCCTTCACCCGTTTCCGTATCAAACCAGCCCTTTATGATGGCCCCTTCCCGGGCGTCTGATGGGGCCAGACTCCCGATATGTGTAAGAAATACTTCACGAATGGATGATGCACCAGATGATTTTGCAATCTGGATATCCGAAACGGGAGAAGGAACGTTAAAATCAGCGAGAACTTCTAAGTGTCGATTGAAGATGAAAAGCTTTTCCGATGCAGCATCTGCCATATAAATCAACTGGCTTTCAGGATCGATGCGAACTGCACTTGTCATGGGATTGGAAGGCAGTGCTAATGAAGAAGGATGAGATTGAAAGAAGAGATTGTCTGTGATGATTTCAGTTTCAATATTCTCAGGCTGAAGTCGATCAGGGGCTGTTTGTTCATAGTAATGAAGAATTTTTTTCCATTCCGATTCCTGAATCACTGCATTTTCGGGATAAAAATTTTCAGGTAATTCCGGAGTTTTATCTAACGGGTAGACTTCTCCATTGTATTCCTTAATTCCCAGAAATGGCCCCATTGTGGGTAAGGTTTGCGTTCGCCACGTTTTTTTATCCAGCAATTCAGGTTTTGGAAAACTATGGCAACGGCTGCAATAATTTTTCGCTAAGGTCTCTCCTTCCCGGGTGATTAAAGCAATGGCTCTTTCTCTCTCAGTTCCAGAGGTGATAGAATTCTTATTCCAAATGAATAGAAAGACTAAACATATGATGAAAGCAATGGCAAAGAACAGTAGAAATTTAGCTTTTTTCGATACCATTGCAGATGATTTTGCAGAATTTATTTTTATTCAAGAGAATCTATTTCACCTAAACGCAGGGAATTGATGCTTTGAATTCATAAGCATTTTATACCCCTAGAGCTGTTTCAATTAAGAAATACAGATTTTATCCGGAAACTACATTTCGGAATGCTGATTCCAATTGGGAGTGTCAACATCCTTCAAGTGCTGCAAAAAATAATCGAATCTTTTGCGTTCTTCATACTCTCCAACGCTGCCGTGTCCTGCTCCCGGAATGGCAAGAAAATCGAAATCTTTATTCGCTTTAATAAGCGCATCGGCTACCTGGTATGTTGATGAGGGATCCACATTTGTGTCGAGTTCACCCACAATCAGTAACACATTCCCCTGTAATTTGTGTGCATTTTCAACATTTGAAGAGGCTGCATAATGCGGACCGATCGGCCAGCCCATCCATTGTTCATTCCACCAGATTTTATCCATTCTGTTATCATGGCATCCTACGGACGAAACCGCAACGTGATAATATTCAGGATGGAATAACAACGCTCCTAAAGAACTTTGTCCGCCTGCAGAGCGTCCGTAGATTCCAACTTTACTATTATCATACCAGGAATACTCTTCAGCAACGGCTTCGTGCCATAAAATCCTGTCGGGGAAACCGGCATCTTTAAGATTACGCCATGCAACATCGTGAAATGCTTTTGAGCGGTTTGATGTACCCATGCCATCAATTTGAACAACAATAAAACCCATTTCCGCCAATCTCATCATATGGCTAAAGGGAAGAAAACTCTTGGGTACGAAGTTATCGTGCGGACCGGCATAAATATATTCGATCACCGGATATTCTTTATTTGGATCA
Proteins encoded:
- a CDS encoding FG-GAP repeat domain-containing protein — encoded protein: MVSKKAKFLLFFAIAFIICLVFLFIWNKNSITSGTERERAIALITREGETLAKNYCSRCHSFPKPELLDKKTWRTQTLPTMGPFLGIKEYNGEVYPLDKTPELPENFYPENAVIQESEWKKILHYYEQTAPDRLQPENIETEIITDNLFFQSHPSSLALPSNPMTSAVRIDPESQLIYMADAASEKLFIFNRHLEVLADFNVPSPVSDIQIAKSSGASSIREVFLTHIGSLAPSDAREGAIIKGWFDTETGEGDFDSIIIDDIARPVETLERDLDEDGFDDLLISEFGHRRGSLFWLKNEGDQYDLNKRVLIATPGCLQSEVKDVTGDGYPDVLALCSQVDQAIYLFTNDGKGSFEQSTLLEFPITAGSSSFELVDFNDDGLLDILYTSGDNADYSLIYKPYHGVYIFLNNGDNTFSEKWFYPVNGAYTAKAVDFDQDGNLDIAAISYFADYPKKPQEGFIIFKNSGDFSFQPYHPQRASYGRWITMDTGDLTGNGFEDIVLANLSLGPTKVLPQVESILIKSPHILILENHFYK